One segment of Stomatobaculum sp. F0698 DNA contains the following:
- the asnA gene encoding aspartate--ammonia ligase, producing the protein MALVIPEHYDPVLSVRETQEAIKFIRDLFQKEFGRQMNLERVSAPLFVTEKSGLNDNLNGVERPVNFDLLTLPGENIEVVQSLAKWKRLALKRYHFKPGEGLYTNMNAIRRDETPDNLHSFYVDQWDWERVLRKEDRSLEVLEDTVQRIYTIIKHMQHEVWYKYPDACYRLPREITFITSEELLKRYPTLSPKERENAIARECGAVFVEQIGAALSNGEPHDLRAPDYDDWSLNGDILCWFEPLQCALELSSMGIRVSPESLDAQLKLAGCENRRELPYHKALLNGELPYTIGGGIGQSRLCMLLLGRAHIGEVQASIWPEEMIETCAAHNITLL; encoded by the coding sequence ATGGCACTGGTCATTCCGGAGCACTACGATCCCGTGCTCTCTGTCCGTGAAACCCAGGAGGCAATTAAGTTTATTCGCGATTTGTTTCAGAAGGAGTTCGGCCGCCAGATGAATTTGGAGCGCGTCTCCGCGCCCCTCTTTGTGACCGAGAAGAGCGGATTAAACGACAACTTAAACGGCGTGGAGCGGCCGGTAAACTTTGACCTGCTTACTCTGCCGGGCGAGAACATTGAAGTCGTGCAGTCCCTCGCAAAGTGGAAGCGCCTTGCCTTAAAGCGCTATCACTTTAAGCCGGGCGAAGGCCTCTACACCAATATGAACGCAATCCGCCGCGACGAGACGCCGGATAATCTCCACTCCTTCTATGTGGACCAGTGGGACTGGGAGCGCGTACTTAGGAAGGAAGACCGAAGCCTTGAGGTGCTCGAGGACACCGTTCAGCGCATCTACACCATCATCAAGCACATGCAGCATGAGGTCTGGTATAAGTACCCGGATGCCTGCTACCGTCTCCCGCGGGAAATCACCTTCATCACTTCGGAAGAACTTCTGAAGCGCTACCCGACACTCAGCCCGAAGGAGCGCGAAAATGCGATTGCGCGTGAGTGCGGCGCGGTTTTCGTGGAGCAAATCGGTGCGGCACTCTCGAACGGCGAGCCGCACGATCTCCGTGCGCCGGACTACGATGACTGGAGCTTGAACGGCGACATTCTCTGCTGGTTTGAGCCCTTGCAGTGCGCGCTCGAACTTTCGAGCATGGGCATACGCGTATCCCCGGAGAGCCTGGATGCTCAGCTGAAACTCGCGGGTTGCGAGAACCGCCGTGAACTTCCCTATCACAAGGCGCTCTTAAACGGCGAACTCCCCTATACCATAGGCGGCGGTATCGGCCAGAGCCGTCTCTGCATGCTCTTACTCGGCAGAGCGCACATCGGTGAAGTGCAGGCCAGCATATGGCCAGAGGAGATGATCGAGACCTGCGCGGCCCACAACATCACCCTGCTGTAA
- a CDS encoding ABC transporter permease: MREEKFSGRLPSLLTMAGFFLLWEVLARRMNAAYILPSPTQIVRRIYELRTPLFLVHLPATMAVVALSLTISAALGVFLAVLMDQSRTAERALYPLLVASQTIPTTALAPLFVLWLGYGIWSKVLAAVLMTFFPIAVTLSDGFRAIPPEMTELMQILGASRRQLFWKLKLPAVLPYFFTAIRMAIPLSVIGAAIGEWLGAQAGLGYFSRRMMTQLDGAGVFAPIVLLSLAAMLLTELAKRIETRALRFRNNRETEQEVKQRRKDR, encoded by the coding sequence ATGAGAGAAGAAAAATTTTCGGGGCGACTTCCGTCCCTCCTCACCATGGCGGGCTTTTTCCTTCTCTGGGAAGTGCTCGCACGGCGCATGAATGCCGCCTATATTTTGCCTTCGCCGACGCAGATTGTGCGGCGCATCTATGAGCTCAGGACGCCGCTCTTTCTGGTGCATTTGCCTGCGACCATGGCGGTCGTGGCGCTCTCGCTCACCATCTCCGCGGCGCTCGGCGTGTTTCTCGCAGTTCTCATGGACCAAAGCCGAACCGCGGAGCGGGCGCTCTATCCGCTCCTCGTCGCCTCGCAGACCATACCGACCACCGCGCTCGCGCCGCTCTTTGTGCTCTGGCTCGGCTACGGGATTTGGAGTAAGGTACTCGCGGCGGTGCTCATGACCTTTTTCCCGATTGCGGTCACGCTCTCGGACGGCTTTCGGGCCATACCGCCGGAGATGACGGAGCTCATGCAGATCCTCGGGGCCTCGCGCCGTCAGCTCTTTTGGAAACTCAAGCTACCGGCGGTGCTGCCGTACTTTTTTACGGCAATACGAATGGCAATCCCGCTCTCGGTGATTGGCGCGGCCATCGGCGAATGGCTCGGCGCGCAGGCGGGGCTCGGCTATTTTTCGCGTCGCATGATGACACAGTTGGACGGCGCCGGCGTCTTTGCGCCGATTGTGCTCTTAAGTCTCGCGGCCATGCTTTTAACGGAGCTCGCAAAGCGCATCGAGACGAGGGCGCTCCGTTTCCGTAACAACCGAGAGACAGAACAGGAAGTAAAACAAAGGAGGAAGGACAGATGA
- a CDS encoding L,D-transpeptidase, protein MEQKQKKILGGAAVALCACYLGGAAFFAGHTYPNTTVDGKDASLLSYTRAQALITAAATEGSLGIRVKDLSYSLHRKDVLGVESRDNWKEALSEGSSFAWPLALFRRHELLSKRTLDVHREEVEKHLEEQGLFELSLPAKDATLSEFSEDAGYSIVPAETGWSANKDEILNLVEQALVSDRTELDLTDTFAVQPAVQTDDAALTEKMNARNLLVRHNFTFFIGPVTQQLDSATLNSWLVETREGATGLDYASIEAYVNGLQDRFTPSLASLSAENGGENYIVDSELTMQILCNKLGINRPARETDAQRRTREAANAKILKQAKRAAKREKNKEKAEQILREAEAKQTPAPELIATLKSEEERAADAENPILIAKLRDGIFIENLPDEAAAEPDLATPSETVRVETVGSDTITIGAAPAESETVESLNPEGQSSEAAESTEPSREAPKSLNGEVVMAKDDIFVPVLAADPEFQLGHGLTYIDISIEKQRVILFENGRKVMESACVTGTPNRERATHYGSFRINYKQRNRILRGSQKLYEAFVSYWMPFDGGIGLHDATWRGSFGGNIYKSNGSHGCINLPPAFAKQLYERVTVGMPVYVH, encoded by the coding sequence ATGGAACAGAAACAAAAGAAAATACTGGGTGGCGCTGCGGTAGCTCTCTGTGCTTGTTACTTGGGCGGCGCTGCTTTTTTTGCGGGGCACACCTACCCCAATACGACGGTGGACGGGAAGGATGCTTCTCTGCTCTCCTATACGAGAGCGCAGGCGTTAATCACTGCGGCGGCGACCGAGGGCTCTCTCGGGATTCGCGTCAAGGACTTGAGTTATTCCTTGCACCGGAAGGATGTGCTCGGGGTCGAGAGTCGGGACAACTGGAAAGAAGCGCTCTCGGAGGGAAGCTCGTTTGCCTGGCCGCTTGCGCTGTTCCGAAGACACGAACTTTTGAGCAAGCGCACGCTGGATGTGCACCGCGAGGAAGTTGAAAAACACTTGGAGGAGCAGGGGCTTTTCGAACTCTCCCTCCCCGCGAAGGATGCAACGCTCTCGGAGTTTTCGGAGGATGCCGGCTATTCGATTGTCCCGGCGGAGACCGGTTGGAGCGCAAACAAAGACGAGATTCTGAATCTTGTGGAGCAGGCGCTGGTTTCGGACCGGACGGAACTGGATCTCACCGACACCTTTGCGGTGCAGCCCGCGGTACAGACGGACGATGCGGCACTCACCGAGAAGATGAACGCGAGAAATCTGCTGGTGCGGCACAATTTCACCTTTTTCATCGGTCCGGTGACCCAGCAGCTTGACAGCGCGACCTTGAACAGCTGGCTCGTTGAGACGCGCGAGGGCGCGACCGGACTGGATTACGCTTCGATTGAGGCCTATGTGAACGGCCTGCAGGATCGCTTCACTCCCTCACTCGCAAGCCTGTCCGCGGAAAACGGCGGCGAGAATTATATCGTGGACAGCGAGCTCACCATGCAGATTCTCTGCAACAAGCTCGGCATTAATCGCCCGGCCCGGGAGACCGACGCACAGCGGAGAACGCGCGAGGCGGCGAACGCCAAGATTTTGAAACAGGCAAAGCGCGCGGCAAAGCGTGAGAAGAACAAGGAAAAGGCGGAGCAGATTTTACGGGAAGCCGAGGCAAAGCAGACGCCCGCCCCCGAGTTGATTGCGACCCTGAAGTCCGAGGAAGAGAGAGCGGCGGATGCCGAGAACCCGATTTTGATTGCGAAACTGCGGGACGGCATTTTTATCGAGAACTTGCCGGATGAAGCTGCGGCGGAGCCGGACCTCGCAACGCCCTCCGAGACGGTGCGTGTCGAAACGGTCGGCAGCGATACGATTACCATAGGTGCCGCACCGGCGGAAAGCGAAACCGTTGAGAGTTTGAACCCCGAGGGCCAGTCATCCGAGGCGGCGGAGAGCACAGAGCCGAGCCGCGAGGCGCCGAAGTCCTTAAACGGCGAAGTCGTGATGGCAAAGGATGATATTTTCGTTCCGGTGCTCGCGGCAGACCCCGAGTTCCAGCTGGGACACGGCCTGACCTACATCGACATCAGCATCGAAAAGCAGAGAGTTATCCTCTTTGAAAACGGCAGAAAGGTCATGGAGAGCGCCTGTGTGACGGGAACGCCGAACCGCGAGCGCGCAACCCACTACGGCAGCTTCCGCATCAACTATAAGCAGCGCAATCGCATCCTCCGCGGCTCGCAGAAGCTCTACGAGGCCTTTGTCAGCTACTGGATGCCGTTTGACGGCGGCATCGGCCTGCACGATGCGACCTGGCGCGGAAGTTTCGGCGGGAACATCTACAAGTCGAACGGCAGCCACGGTTGTATCAACCTGCCGCCGGCCTTTGCAAAGCAGCTCTATGAGCGCGTCACGGTCGGCATGCCGGTCTACGTGCACTGA
- a CDS encoding ABC transporter ATP-binding protein, which yields MTALEFSEVRFRYTAESPLLLDGLSFRVEAGEFVSILGPSGAGKSSLFRLMNGLLAPESGSISVGGLPVSEKRRCCGYMPQQDLLFPWRTVAENVGLPLELGERPAGVTERKERVKEVLAAVGLGDWAEKSPLALSGGMRQRAAFARTLLTGAELLLLDEPFSALDYMTRLSMREWLLERWQQEKRTILFVTHDVEEAVFLSERILVIAEQPVRHLREFRVPLSYPRSVESLGEPGALTLKRELIELLSREMRA from the coding sequence ATGACGGCACTGGAATTTTCGGAGGTCCGCTTCCGCTATACGGCAGAGAGCCCCCTTCTTTTGGACGGACTTTCCTTTCGTGTGGAAGCGGGAGAATTTGTCTCGATACTCGGCCCGAGCGGCGCGGGCAAGAGCAGCCTGTTTCGTCTGATGAACGGCCTGCTCGCGCCGGAGAGCGGCAGCATATCGGTGGGCGGTTTGCCTGTTTCGGAAAAGAGGCGCTGCTGCGGCTACATGCCCCAACAAGATCTCCTCTTCCCCTGGCGAACGGTTGCGGAAAATGTGGGCTTGCCGCTGGAACTCGGAGAACGTCCCGCCGGTGTCACGGAGCGGAAAGAGAGAGTTAAGGAAGTACTGGCGGCGGTGGGCCTCGGAGACTGGGCGGAAAAGAGTCCGCTTGCGCTCTCCGGCGGTATGCGACAGCGGGCGGCTTTTGCGCGCACCCTGCTCACCGGCGCGGAACTCCTCTTACTCGATGAGCCCTTTTCTGCGCTCGACTATATGACGAGGCTCTCCATGCGGGAATGGCTCCTTGAGCGCTGGCAGCAGGAGAAACGCACCATACTTTTTGTGACCCACGATGTCGAAGAGGCCGTCTTTCTTTCGGAGCGCATTCTGGTGATTGCCGAGCAGCCGGTGCGGCACTTGCGTGAATTCCGTGTGCCGCTTTCCTATCCGCGGAGTGTCGAGAGTCTCGGCGAGCCGGGGGCGCTTACATTAAAGCGGGAGTTAATAGAACTCCTGTCGCGGGAGATGCGGGCATGA
- the thiD gene encoding bifunctional hydroxymethylpyrimidine kinase/phosphomethylpyrimidine kinase — protein MERKTALTVAGSDSSGGAGIQADLKTFLALGVYGMSAVTALTAQNTCGVTAIMTVTPEFLAAQLDAVYEDIPPEAIKVGMCASEALIRTMAERFRFYKSERLVVDPVMVATSGARLIEETAVQALTEELFPLASLITPNLPEAELLLGAPIHGAAAMEKAAKELWSRYGAPVLLKGGHDETRADDYLYRGAEGGEWLFGERIATENTHGTGCTMSSAIAANLAKGAALGEAVIRAKAYVRGALLSGLSLGKGSGPLDHGWNLEEKQ, from the coding sequence ATGGAGCGAAAAACAGCGCTTACGGTCGCCGGCAGCGATTCGAGCGGCGGCGCGGGCATACAGGCGGATTTAAAGACCTTCCTTGCTCTGGGGGTCTACGGGATGAGTGCGGTCACGGCGCTGACCGCGCAGAATACCTGCGGGGTCACGGCGATTATGACCGTGACGCCGGAATTTCTCGCGGCGCAATTGGATGCGGTCTACGAGGACATTCCGCCGGAGGCGATCAAGGTCGGTATGTGTGCGAGCGAGGCGCTGATACGCACCATGGCGGAGCGCTTCCGCTTTTACAAAAGCGAGCGCTTGGTGGTGGATCCGGTCATGGTCGCGACCAGCGGCGCGCGACTCATTGAGGAGACGGCGGTACAGGCGCTCACGGAAGAACTGTTTCCGCTCGCAAGTTTGATTACGCCGAATTTACCGGAGGCAGAGCTGCTGCTCGGTGCGCCGATTCACGGCGCGGCGGCCATGGAGAAGGCCGCGAAGGAACTGTGGTCGCGCTACGGCGCCCCGGTCTTATTAAAGGGCGGGCACGATGAAACGCGTGCGGACGACTATCTCTATCGCGGAGCCGAGGGCGGAGAGTGGCTCTTCGGCGAGCGCATTGCGACCGAGAACACCCACGGGACCGGCTGCACTATGAGCAGCGCAATCGCGGCGAATCTCGCAAAGGGTGCTGCGCTCGGAGAGGCGGTGATACGCGCGAAGGCCTATGTGCGCGGCGCGCTGCTTTCCGGGCTCTCGCTCGGAAAGGGCAGCGGGCCCCTGGATCACGGTTGGAATCTTGAGGAGAAGCAATGA